Part of the Anabrus simplex isolate iqAnaSimp1 chromosome 4, ASM4041472v1, whole genome shotgun sequence genome is shown below.
tatttttcataatattccaTATCCCTTCTATGGGGTTCAGGTCTGGGCTGTTCCCTGGCCAGTCCAACACTTTGATTCCTACCTGCTGCAGATGAATCATGACAAATTTTGAAGTATGGCAGGGTGCCCCATCCTGCATGGAAATTCCATCATTTTCTGGATACCACTCATTTATTTGAGGAACTAGACAAGTATCCAGGACATATTTGTATTGTTCGTTCCTCATAGTACCCTCAACAAAATACAACGGCCCATGCCATGGACAGATATCACCCTCCATACCGTAACTTTACCGGGGTATTTAACAGTTTCCTTAATGCACTCGGACATCAACTGCTCTCCAGGACGTCTCCACACGTGCTGCTGACGATCTTGAATAATTTCTACTGTCCACTCAACCGAGAAGCAAACCTACAACAAGGAAACGTATGGAGTAAAAAGTATAAAAAATTCAGTAACtcgaattatttttgaaatttgataAAATTTTGATAAAGCCGGCAACAGAGTGTGGTCAATGGACTGAATTAATTCATAAAACAATAGAGAAAATGAACTTACCTTTGACCAGTCGCTTGCAGTCCAACCCTTATGCCTCAGTGCCCAAGATAAACGCTTTCTCATCATGGTTGGTGATAACTTTGGCTTTTTTGTCGGACGGTGAGATCGTAAACCAGACTCGTGAAGTCGCCTTCGAACTGTCTTTGTGCTTAAATTACAACCTGCATCACTCAAAGTATCTTTAATGTTCTTAACAGTAGTCTTTCGGTTACACAAAGCAAGATTCTTAAGCATTTGATCCTGCCTTGGCGTGGTCTTTCTCAGTCCTGTACAGTTTTTCCACTTTGTTGATGTAACTGGTTCACCTAAGTCcacctttcttttaattcttccaacACTTTATGGAGAAACATTACATTTCCTGGcaatttcacatgattatgagaTTTAACATTTCAACATAACCTcaatttcctttttcttccttGACTCATGTCTCCTCTTTTACCCATTGTTATTTTTTCCTTATAAATCTCAAGAGTAACAATAAACTAATATGTATATTCACTTGGAAAACTCTGACAATTGCTGACCCACCTAATTAAGTTCAAAAAAGCAACTTCCTTTATCAATATTCTGAAAAAAACTAAGAGGCACAAAACTGGACACACTTTCTCAATGGCAGCACTTACACCATCTACCTGGAAAACTTAGAACTCTAAGACCTCTAGCGGTGGAGAATTGAGTTACTAACACATTCAAGCCAAAAGAAGAGGCTCACATTCATTTCCACTCAGACAAATAACCTAAGTGAGTAAAAAGTTGCTAAAAACTAAAGAAACcgaaaacaaatttaaaattcctaATTCGTTGTCCAGGCCCTGTATATAGACTCttaaatgtagtatggcagcaaaataccatcccagaatactggaagaaaggtataattgtacctatattcaagaaaggcagcagacagaaatgtaccaactaccgtggcatcactactctctcatggactaaaacttctgaaaaaaattatagaGGATAGATTACGAGAAATTATAAAATcacttttagaagaggaagaatatggctttaggcctggaagatcaacaacagatcttacatttgctgtcaggatgctaatgcagtgttctccctagaaattttcatcagccaggtggcaggaatgGGTAGCTGGGCGGTGAATACTACGAAAAAAATGAATAAGATATTTCAatgtattcccctcagggcattaacaataataatatggcctcagctactttgtgcaaatattttaatttgatgccatctgactgcttgctcctcaatttcgacgttccgttttactctcggcctactagatggcagagtaaaccgaatctctcttgggtgtctaaggCTGAGTTTTAGTATATGTTGTCGGGTAAGCACCAACACCGATGctgacatcttacgacatggagtgtcacccttcaaaaatccgactacctctcccgggttcaaacccgctatctctaccactgatccacagagggaataGGAGACAGGTAGacaattttagtgttattatcacgaataagatgttctagtgttctactgctcatttgTAATCAAATACCAGGGCTTACCagacgggtttgtgacgtcatgaggAATCGAGTGATATCGTGCGATTCTACGCTAATCCAGGCACCGCTCGTGCATGACACTACGTTATAGTTGAGCTAAACATTTCAACtctgatgtaactgatgcaattatgctaacaataatgtagatttatcatttaaataacccgttttacagtatttatattttaatttggcgCACGCAGtgattcaaatatgtattaatattacataactacTGTACatgtatctaggttatgttagccgggcggtctctaaaaacagcagggcggtgcgcccactaAAATGGTCCAGTGGAGAACACTGccaatggaaaaacattgggaaaaacaGAAACCTTTaaatctactgttccttgacaccGAAAaggcataccaagggagcttatttgggagtgcctgagaaagctcaaagttctagacagtctaatttcaaaatttAAGGTGCTTTATGAGAAAACCGGAAGCTGTGTACAAGttggttctggactgtcagactggtttgagacaaaaaggggagtacaacaaggtgcTTTGTTGcacctattatttattattatgtaattatgtaatggataccatattaaaggcgctaaaagaaaaggggcaacaagacttaaaagcatgtgcatttgcagatgatgtagtaatttggggttaCTCAGAGAAAGATGTTGAAGAGAGACTGCAAGgctggagtcaggagtttgagagatatgaaTTAAACAtcaaggtacagaagggtgacaatcagccagaaatcatgctaaatgacactaagctggacagtgtcacagaatttaagtacttgggtagtataatgtccaaggaaaacttagctaaatatgaagtaaacagtcgaatcagcaaagcaatacatttttacctccaagtaagacagctactatgggataaacaagtacctctcaaaaccaagatgacactataaatcatactacacccctatcctcacatacagcctggaatccgctacattaacaagaaaggacaactcgatactccaagcagcagaaatgaagttcctacgcacaatgatccagaagaccaggagggatacaGGAATGAAAAAGAAGacataggactagaagactccttactccagaagatccaaaaggcaagactgaagtggtttggtcatgtgaaaagaattaGTGCCAATAGGTCTgtaagaaaggagtatgaaagaaaCCAGTGGGCAGAcgtagagaaaaatggacagacttagtgaagaaggatgtggaggagagaggttaGGATTGTGAATGgagaatggttcatggaccgaacaaGATGGAAGGGGtttgtataccacacctgggaaactggagttggtcaatgaTGATGACATATTTTGCTTCATGCacagatttctccttgtctttgaatcatgtgGCTTTTCTTTctggtgtgaggttatgtttgttggTGCATAGCATTATCTTCTGAATTATCCAAGTGCAGTGTTTGAGTAAATGCACGtttttggatacatttcagaaTACTTTTTTTCCCCCACAAcaattggaaaggtttaaactgtgaatcagaaTGATTGCATGCATTCATGGGTCTTAGAATTTTTGTGATGTGGCAATGCTTTGCATTTCAGAAGTATAAGTTGGTGGCACTTAACCCGgcaacgccgtgcggtaccgtatagtaccggtgcgccttacttctgattttctcatactgatccttaCTCGCGCCATAAATCTGGCAACTTCGCTGTACATTGTCAAGGAGATACTCTCTACAATACCTAAAATCAACAAAAGGTTTTATTAGAGTATTTGTTTGCTGCAACAACTGCTTGTAATTTGAGATCGtgtcgagaggaataaaaatgactgcccgtctaaagtaagttgctttactttgtttataaatattgacaatgcgattttgtatcatgtggtttattgtcttgaaatataagtccatgaattgaaataacaagcaattggtcagcattcctgtgttagctgttatgacataaattattccgttggtaccgtatggtaccgcacggcgcttaccatgcctctctgtttactttctcctccttacttctaagggtaacaattcatactctagttgcaaataatgatttatgtgtgtcataaaactctataattgtagattttacttttaaaaattaaacggcatgacatactgaaccactggaatctaaggtattatctgaggaagatgaagggggtctcgcagataaccttacgggaggtcaatcacgggcaccagcagaaatagtgctaaagcaacaaattccgcacaggagtagataatccatgtccgataatgattcaTGGCCCGGAAAGAGAGCGAAATCATCACCCCATCCACCAGGTACCTGGATGGCGTATGGCCCACTTTCACTCCAATTCCATAGtgcgaaattttccacttttcgatatATGATGCCGACCGAAATATTTGAGGGTTTTCattacgatgaaattatgaatttcttcTGCTCAGAAGTCAACAACTACCGGTATAtgctttttacaaacgaaaaataaccccgaagaaatgaaaatattcatcGGCATTTTCTTTCTAAGTGGCTATGTGAAAGTACCACGATCAGAAaagggtaggtgcaaaatatttattacgacatatatatttgggtggtattttaaggtaaataaatgcagttgtttacacttctaagtgtatctgacaccttgagattCAATGGCGTACATCAATATATCGCTCCGACAAACCAAAGCCGGAGCTGTGCGGCGAACGAATGCGAATTCCGCGGCCGCACAGAATGCGTCACGTGTAGTGTGGGCGTTTGTGTAAACAGCATTTTGCCATTCTAAACTAGTGAAGAGTGGAAataggtgactaaataagaaaagctgaagtaatattactcgtatttcctaaagatatgtcacgtctgagctaatgttatatttcggaattcccaaagggatatcacaaataaacctataaacaccgtttcttcttttgtttattgctcagtaatttgtaagtgatattctgtaacaatattaagcattcagtttcatggtattctaaagagataacaatttttatgttccaaccaaaagctatgtcaagcgccgtgcggtaccgtacggtaccaggccctcatttaaaaaccaacgattcaatttttagaaaaatgacttttaaatgttctctgatatgtgaatgctgggaatattaaataaaaatttaaaaaactaaaattgaaaactccggcgttcccgggttaattcaaaatcatgtaagtctaagtccgatttttgcgtcccaacaactttgaattaaGGAGGTTTTACTGAATATTGATGTCAATTTCTAGGTTATTTTACTCTGGTGTTAAACCAACAATCTGTTAGTCTTAATTCTGTTGTATTCGTTTTACTTTTATTCACTttgaatgtatgtgtgtgtatgtatcaGATGTATGAATTTATTGCTTTTCAGACCTATGGGACTCCAGttcaacagcagcaacaacagacAAATCCATCTCAACCTCAGAGTGGCTATCCTAGTCCTAGTCAGTCTTCTGGGTATGGGGCCCCTCCTTCTACACAACCTCAGAATTATGGAGGTCCTCCACCATCTCAGCAACCAAACTATGGTCCTCCTCCAACAACTACTTCAGTGGGGAGTGGAGCAGCATATGGGGGTCCTACTCCTTCACAGCAACAGGGCAGCTATGGAAGTGGCCCTGCTGGACCTAATCCACAAGGTAGTTACGGCCCACCTCCTCCTGGGCAGTCTCCTTCTCAGCAAGCAGGCTATCCGCCTCCAAACTCTGGAGGTCCACAGCAAGGAAATTATGGTCCAAGCGCAGGACAGACGGCATATGGTACTTCAGGTTCCCAGACCAGCTATGGCTCAGTCTCCCAGTCATCTACACAGACTGGTCAGGGTGGCAGCTATAGTGGCACAAGCGGTGTGAGTAGTGGCGGTAATAGCGGAGGTCCTGGTGGTAATTCCTATCAAACCCAGAGTCAACCCCAGCAACAAccacaacagcagcaacagcagcagccaCCACCATCACAGTCTGGCTATGGGAGCAGTAATTCTCAGTCTAGTAGTTATGTACCTCCTACTACTCAGTCCCAGAGTCAGCAGTCATCGTCTCAGCAAACACCTGCTGGTTATGGGAACCAGCCTAGTCCTGGGGGATATGGTCCATCCTCAGCTTCATCTCCTCCATTTACTGGCCCCCCACAGACATCTTATTCTCAGACTGGTGGAGCTACAACTATGGCTCCTTCTGCTTCAACTCAAACATATCCTCAAGGACCAGGTAGCACCCCTTCTCAAAGCTATCCACCCTCCACTCAGGCCAGTGCATATCCTCCATCACAACAGCAACAAACATCCACTCCATCTCAGGCTGGATTTCAGCCACCACAGACTCAAACTGGAGGACCTCAGGGCCCTCCCCCATCTTCCAATCAATCTCAACAACCTGGAACTTATGGCCATCCTCCTCCTCAGTCTCATCCTGCTACAACTCAGACATATGTTCCTCCTCAGGGAGGTCCGCAAGGACAACCTCAGAGCTACCCTCCACAGCATGGCTATTCTGCTCATTCCCAACAAGGGTACGGTCCTCAGTCATATCCTCCTCCACCTAGCCAAGGAGGTTACCCTCAGTATCCACGACCCCCAGGGTCTCAGATGCCACCTCCAGGTCCCCAAGGTCCTCCTCCTCAGGGCCAGTATGGAAGTTATGATCAAAGCAGGTTTCCAGGATATCAGCCACCTCCTCAGTAACTGAATAATATATCTTGCTAAAGATGAGATTTTTTCTCAGCCTACTCGGCTATTCTTACAACGATTTAAAATGTTGGTCTACATAATATTCATGGTTGTGGGACTCGAGGAAGTGTTTAGATAATAAGAAAAAATTGCTACCTACAGTATTTTTTGGTTTTATTTGTTTCAGATACTTTCAGCCCTAATTGTAAATGACAGCATATACTTGTATTTCTCTTTATAATTGTGATTTGAATTATAGAAATGAGTTTTCTGTTAAATAGTACTACTCAAGGTCTTCAAGTTGTACTGTATTtgtccgaatccaagacgaccctgaatgcaagacggcccccactttttccttcaaagaaAATTAACTCAAGCTTAGAAAGTGCATTGTGAAATCATAATTTTGTTTATATCAAATTTCAAACTTAATTTGAGGAAAAAACACACACAAGTATCATGTAAATCCTACTCACTTCCCTAATCATTTTAATTAGAGGTATCCgatactgcctttgaaagttcaggAATTCCTCTTTGCAAGCCCGCATTCGTATCACATCTTGTGTTATGGCCTCAATTTCatgttcaacttctttaaagcatccttgttgcgggccactgaatgcaatttttgtACAGTATGTATTTCTTTAGGTATCATTATCTTCACACTAACACCATATTTTCTtatggctgcacaattattattaatttccgcATGGTTAATAACcagtaatgccgggctgagtgactcagaaggttaaggcgctggcctcctaaccccaacttggcaggttcgatcctgtctcagtgcggtggtatttgaaggtactcatatacgtcagcctcatgtcagattactggcatgtaaaatggttcctgcaggactaaattctggcgccCATGCGTCTCcaagttagtgagatgtaaagcagataatattattattattattattattaactataacTTAAAATTGTCATAATAATACCAACGAGAAtccattgaaaatttgctggcaatacccgTTCCACGTGTGTCtataatacgacgatccatcatgaGACATTCCTCCTGTCTATAAAACCggtaattttactaagcgtcaggtaccaTAGACGCGTACCACAGGATAGCCGTGACCTTTCTAAGAATTGTTTTGACGCCTTTCTGCGGATTTGAAAAGCTTATTGTAGAGGGTATTTTCCGAGAACTAGTGACGTTACATAGAGGCACTAAACAACCAGCTGCCGTGGTGGGGTGAAGGGAAGCAGCGTGGTAGCTGATAGTGGTGTTCGTTACTGTTAGGacgtaggttatgattttcatttccatgttgacgtaTAACTAGTATAATAGAGTTTCAGGAATgttccctcaaactctattatattactGTTAGatcgcgaatgcaagacaacccttgatcatttacatgaaattctgaggaaaaaacatcttggattcggagaaaaaCAGTAATTTACAAAGATTACTCCATGGACTTGACTAGTGATAGCTGTGTTGGATATTACTACtcttattatttcatctgtgtgaCCACATGAGATCTTTCTCAGTGGAGATTTTGCTAAGTCGGTGTGCTTTCTGTTGAATAGAAAAGAACCGCTTCTTGTAATTCGTATTACAGATCAAGTTCATAAACAGGTTCAACCCCGATtacagttttttattttatttttatggatGTAAAATGGGAATATTCACTATAAATAAGTTAGAGATGAAGGATATACAATTTGCTTAAAATGCCTTTTTCTTCCTCACTGATAATTAAAATACCACTACTGACGGTGTTTGACTGGGCTGATAGAACAAAAGGGATAATGACCTTGATGTCATTGCCGCTTAAAATAAACCATCTGTTAATCCTTGAGGGTACAAAAGTGAAAGTAATTTCTGTTGTGAATAGTGTAGTATTAAATTCTTCAGTTGAATATTTCTACTGTTCATATTAATTATAATACCACAAATTTATTACCTGCTTCAGCACttgatattttcttatatatttcagTGGGTGTAAACCAGAGATTTTGTAACACCTGAAAAAGTTGGACTTAATGGTTATCACAATATGATGTTATCATTCAGAGATATTGTACAGTAACTGTAATTTGGTGCTAGGAAGCATTTCAGTCTTTTTGTTTGCCAGACAGTTTGTCCAGCATTTACAGTTCCAGTGACTGTTACAAAGGATGTATAACATGTTTTATGTTTAGCCCCAACTGTGATACAAACCTTGTACTAGTCACTCTGCTGCTATTCCTGTGGTTAGTGGTTAAGCTTGCCCTGTCAGATTTGTGTAGTCACATACCATATTATATCCATTGTGCAAGACTGTTCATTCTAAGTTACAGTATTAGATAATTGTTATTAGTTACGAATTTTGAATGTATTGTAATCTCTCAGAAAGCATAAATTATTTCTTTGTATTTCATGAAGAAGTAAAAGGCTCGTTGTCTAGCATATTGCATCACAGTACCTTTGTTGATTTCTAATTGCGTAGACACAGAGGATAAAAATCATCACCCACACTTTTCTCCCTTTTCTAGTGGGCCTGAAGATAGAATTCATATTCAATATATACAGTGGAACCGCGATTCtcagtttttggagggaccatgggaaaaaaaaacggaaaacacaggaaacggaaaatccgggaacgaattaaaacaacaatttggctaaatattGCAAAAACGAAATGCGTATGATTATAATATTACAAACTCTCCTAAACAAAACcagactacagccccaatgggcattcgcatatcaagcgaccgctgctcagtccgaaggcctgcagattatgaggtggcgcttggtcagtgtaacgaatcctctcggccgttattccttggctctctagaccggggttgccattTTGCCATTAAataactcctcaattaaaggtaatcagaCAGGTTTAGTGgatctggaaccagccctcatatccaagtaaaaatgcctggcctaggtgggaatcgaacccgggccctccaggtgagaggcaggcaagttagaccgtgggccagcttcaaacattaattaccggtatgcgagtTAAAAATCTCGATACTGCACCATTCCTGCATCCAGGGCGGGTcacgaagaaatccagactagcataCTCTCAGGGTTAATTGACtgtcatagttttttttttaaacgtgAATTCCGGGAGAGATGCGAAAGCCTTCTTAATGGACAATTCATTTGCCGATATtaatgatggacgtctccatcctacaAATCAGTCTCATcaagaaataattcctattttaccTTAATTCTAAAAATCTGAAATGCTTAAACTAGATGATGAATATGAATACCAATATATcttaatcataattatttattcatattctaagaaaaataagaaaagaaaatgtaattcaAAGAAAAGTATCATCTCATTTAAAAATTCATCAATTCAGTTTCATCGTGTTAATTGAAATataataaggggccgatgaccttcgatgttaggccccttaaaacaacaagcatcatcatcttcagaaatataataattatgtacaataaaaaaatataatttaaatttgaaatttttgaaaCGAACTCACATCACCACATCatcaatcacattttaaaaaatgttcgtAAATTATAATTActctcaaattatttacaaatcatctTGGAAAATATCATATTTCGGCATCATATCTCACTCTTCTTCTTGTAATTACTTAGGGTGAGCATTAGGTTTTCTTTGTTGTAGGATTATTATTTCATTGGAATGTGTCAGGAAAAAGAtaagtacagtcgaacctgccctaacggacacccttattcagcggacacctccctatacggacaattttcctcggaaccgattttattttacataagacaagtgttaaattggcctcgtTTAAGCGGACACTTCAAACttcggacagcggacatcgccatttgtctcGTCCActtgataccaatataatggtccgttattggacattataaattttccagctaactcattcctggttgcctgcgtttcgccctcgtgtgctaagttaggctcgtcagttgggacttagcacaccacccaagacgcaaggctagtgcataccgaggaggccactggtggtggcttcaagtagcctatgcagtggcctcctcggtatgcactagccttgcgtcttgggtggtgtgctaagtcccaactgacgagcctaacttagcacacgagggcgaaacgcaggcaaccaggaatgagttagctggaaaatttataatgtccaataacggaccattatattggtattataaatttactcattcaggacaaatattttaggttccctatgggaatcaacatctacatcatcgtccacttgacttaagcggacactttacatgctgcaggacaatttattacgccgggtCACAtgccatcctttcttttaaaaccattcttcagacataaagAAATCCCTATTGAATGCTTGTactgtactatttcgagtgcaaggggagagaaggtacatcggaatgcagttctacctagtggtgtataggcctgttccgagaattctaattgcccaggaatgctgccagagactgttgactcaaaagttacctggggattttcttcccttcttgcatcattctattcataactcggattgtcactgataaggtcgagctcaggtagtcaatttgagaaggaaaagacagtataggcgctaattagtgagacagaaataccgtagcatttcatttgtctgttaaacatgtgctaaatttatacaggcgaagcttcacgattacttcacgaagctgtaatgtttgtaaatgaagtaaaatcacttataataactctctatgaaatactaacacagaaatgtcttagaataataaaaataaagatatgtatgcttatatttgaAGTGGACGTTCTTTGCCGTTAAACTGTTCTATTATTATTAcgaacttgttttagcggacacctctct
Proteins encoded:
- the LOC136871934 gene encoding protein SSXT, coding for MSVAFVSRGRPPPNPAQIQKMLDENSHLIQTIQEYQSKGKAQECMQYQQILHRNLVYLASIADANQNIQTLLPPPGGTQMGMHGPSGQAGPPGPTQAPSGDMPPSSQGPMASFAQQQGGYRGQMMPGQQNIPQRPGGTSGPQQYRGGPQNYPQQSPQQGYPGQYPSQNQSSAQTYGTPVQQQQQQTNPSQPQSGYPSPSQSSGYGAPPSTQPQNYGGPPPSQQPNYGPPPTTTSVGSGAAYGGPTPSQQQGSYGSGPAGPNPQGSYGPPPPGQSPSQQAGYPPPNSGGPQQGNYGPSAGQTAYGTSGSQTSYGSVSQSSTQTGQGGSYSGTSGVSSGGNSGGPGGNSYQTQSQPQQQPQQQQQQQPPPSQSGYGSSNSQSSSYVPPTTQSQSQQSSSQQTPAGYGNQPSPGGYGPSSASSPPFTGPPQTSYSQTGGATTMAPSASTQTYPQGPGSTPSQSYPPSTQASAYPPSQQQQTSTPSQAGFQPPQTQTGGPQGPPPSSNQSQQPGTYGHPPPQSHPATTQTYVPPQGGPQGQPQSYPPQHGYSAHSQQGYGPQSYPPPPSQGGYPQYPRPPGSQMPPPGPQGPPPQGQYGSYDQSRFPGYQPPPQ